One Chitinophagaceae bacterium C216 genomic window carries:
- the scrK gene encoding Fructokinase, with translation MNAICFGEILWDILPTGKVPGGAPMNVCYHLNRLGQQAALISKIGDDENGKELIRFLQDHQVVTSHIQTDAEKPTGTVIATQIGNEMEYDIVQPVAWDYIDITPSLLQMVKEADYFICGSLLARSEHSRTTLFELLKSAKNKIVDINLRPPHYTKDTVTALLQQADILKLNDHELTLIASWYTDTDTFEKQVHILSSTFTIPTILVTKGAHGATLFYQEQFYNHNGYKVQVADTIGSGDAFLAGFLSQHVSGTLPDASLDFACRIGAFVASKKGACPDYTLQDILNVIQ, from the coding sequence ATGAATGCTATCTGTTTTGGCGAAATTCTCTGGGACATATTACCAACCGGAAAAGTACCCGGAGGTGCCCCTATGAATGTGTGTTATCACCTAAACAGGCTGGGACAACAGGCAGCTTTGATTTCGAAAATAGGCGACGATGAAAACGGGAAGGAGCTGATTCGTTTTCTGCAAGACCATCAAGTAGTCACATCTCATATTCAAACAGATGCTGAAAAGCCCACCGGAACGGTAATTGCCACTCAAATTGGTAATGAGATGGAATACGACATCGTACAGCCAGTAGCATGGGATTATATCGATATTACTCCTTCGCTATTGCAGATGGTAAAAGAAGCAGATTATTTCATATGTGGTAGTCTGCTAGCCCGTAGTGAACACTCACGAACAACTTTATTTGAATTATTAAAAAGTGCAAAAAACAAGATTGTAGATATCAATTTACGTCCACCCCATTATACCAAAGACACTGTAACGGCGTTATTACAACAGGCAGATATTTTAAAATTGAATGACCACGAACTTACTCTTATCGCTTCTTGGTATACCGATACAGATACTTTTGAAAAGCAAGTACATATATTAAGCTCAACATTTACCATTCCCACTATACTGGTTACCAAGGGAGCACATGGTGCAACACTATTTTATCAAGAACAGTTTTATAATCATAACGGCTATAAAGTACAAGTGGCAGATACTATAGGAAGTGGGGATGCCTTTCTTGCCGGTTTTTTATCCCAACATGTATCGGGAACTTTGCCAGATGCATCTCTGGACTTTGCCTGCCGCATAGGTGCATTTGTGGCATCAAAAAAAGGAGCTTGTCCAGATTATACTCTTCAAGACATTTTGAATGTTA